In the genome of Hevea brasiliensis isolate MT/VB/25A 57/8 chromosome 14, ASM3005281v1, whole genome shotgun sequence, the window CGATTAtgttttcaaagtaaaaattctcgttctttgttcaataataggtgaatctaattttattttctttccttgatcTGTTATAACTACTCTAgaaatctatttatttatttttctttgatcaaATTGGATTGGTCATAATTACTGCTGGACTATAACTAAttgttatatatttatataagtaTAACCGTGCGGGATCCCACCATGCGTTCCGTTCCTTCATcacgtttatatatatatatatatatatatatatatatatatatatatatatatatatatatatatatatatttgcggaATTGCAGTGGAAGATTTGTGGTGGAGGAACGGGACACGAGGTGTTTGTGGGACAaacgattatatatatatatatatatatatatatatatatatatatatatatatatatatatatatatatataagttattttattttattattatttaatatttttcttttatattttgggtatgtaggagattcaaatattcattctgtcagctgaaattgtttctcttttattgaatctagctattattttggaggttacaggtgagtggtaattatagtacatggcaccgttttagtcccttttaaaatttcttagcattaagtttgttattaaatgaaattttaaatcaatattttaacaattattttatatgtgattttctagagttttattttattattgaattttatttcgattttgattaaataattgattttgtcaactatctctgcattagacccattagaatttcgggaacaggcctttaacgtatttatattgattgatatttgactataaaatttaccgatgtgttactgaattgatttgagattgatttgattttattgattctctgaaactattgaatacactattggaattacactatcagttattatttgctatctgaaattttttattgattttgattgatttgtgtaaattgattttctattttgaattggtacctgtgcccagtatctgtttctgttatctggccccgccgtgtggactatcacggtattaggttgcattgtcgagtcatgtatcattgcagtttatggtttgcattagtatcatatgcattgatatctgtgaaggaggaggaaggtatctaatatctggtagcgcgcttaccatctggcctttggtgatgtggggtatcatcactctagtgcactgtaccataaaatttttattgaatgaatttcttttatatatatgttttatgaagttattttattaatgattttgacagcatgagcatgattttattgaatagaaaaattattgtgaaattaatcaagcgtctgcctgttcctattccgttgtgtgctataattatcattcactgagcatctagctcaaaccacattttctctgtctgttatctgtttcagatcagtagaattctgcagctgatccaaatatttagaccattttctggagagggacaactttgatttgttctcatggtatgcccgaatttgtGTTTTCtcaggctaataattagtttgagttattgaacagtttaagtttttattgaaatctgtagagattccgcaatttacttatgggatatttgtgatgtttattcagcattttgtctattggattttgtctatttttgggattagtaagtgacaatatattcatttaagatactctgataaggcttgcatgatttaagaatacttaaattatgcgccggtcacggttcagaattttgggtcgtgacaaagttggtgtcAGAGCACAAATGtattggcccggcccactagtgatattgtccgctctgggctgaagccctcacggttttaaaactcgTCTCTAGggattacgaaccatcaacttataaaccctgcatctctcccatgttttgtcgatgtgggatttgcctagggtgttacaatccaccccccttatgggactcagcgtcctcgctgaggtttgccccaccatcgttcaaggttgcacgcggagcggctctgataccacaaatgtattggcccggcccactagtgatattgtccgctctgggccgaagccctcacggttttaaaacgcgtctctaggggttacgaaccatcaacttataaaccctacatctctcccgtgttttgtcgatgtgggatttgcctagggtgttacagagaaATATTTTGACCTAAGTAGAGAAAATGTATGAAATTTAAAGAAGAAAGAATTATTATCCATTGTGAGGTGTTCTTGCCCAAGTAATTGAAGACACACTCTATGTTTAGAGGAGAATAAGAgggattaactaatatatttaatattagtttaatacaAGGGTTTTCTTGGATGTATAATTGGGTTAATGAGTAGTTAGCATTAAACTTGTAACTGTTGATTATTTGTTAATAATAGAAGATGGCATGCTCCGCTCATGTAGTCCAATGTTGCCAAGTTGAACtgtgtaaatattttttttatatgtttacttttttttatttatagtttAAATGCTTATGCGGTGcataataaattttcttttatttatgatTAGAAATATTTTCACGTGCCAATTTTTATGTATTAAAaacaaatttcatattttatcaaaattttttttatatatacttcATAAAATTATGCACTTTCTAAAATAAAAAGAATGGTAAGCTTGCTCTTGCTTGTGATTGGaatatgaaatttttaattttttaatattataatataattaaatgtaaactatatattattaatattattgtttaatgatattatattgACATTTAAAAATTTAACTCTGCCTATGTGAACTTAGCAAAACATAGCTAATTTGAAGTTtaaataaaggaggagggttgcaatAAATTGACTGGCAATGTCAAATTCAGTGCTCTCTCATCTTTATAGGATTGTTATTATATTAACTATATTGTAAAGGAGTGAATGTTGGGTATTTAAGATATAATATATCCATAAGATAACTGTGGTAGAAATATGGATGTTAAAATGGATGTCTGAACATGATAATAGACAAGATTAGAATGACCACATCCACCATAGAATCCACATGTAGCACATATCGGAGATAAAATGAGAGAAGCTCATTGAAGATGTCCATTTAATTTGGTCATAtacaataaagaaaattaaatacccCAGTACATAAGTGTGATAAGTTAATAGGGAAAGCAAAAGGCCTAAGATGACGTGAAGGGAAGTATATCAAAAGATTTACAACTTTTGTATATTGATATAAACCTAGTATCTAACAGAGTTAAATGACAAAAACAGATCTATAAAACGTACTTTAACTAGTTTGAAATTAAGGTTTAGttcactacaaaaaaaaaaaaaaaaaaattagaaatgaaatttggaagttAAAAGCTTTCATTTCTAGTTTGGTTTAGAAACAAATTAGAAACCGGAAAATTTTGTTTCTAATTAGTTCATTGCTAATAAttataaaaacaaaaaatttctATCTGTTTTTAAATTAGAAATTAGAAATAGAATACTAtccatttcaaattaaattagaaatagaAATTaatctatttctttttttttgtttataattaaaaatagaatAGAAACGAAATATACTCGATTTCTAATTTAGAGGAAGAAAGTAAACCATTTCAAATTAGAAACGGATTCATGTCCATTTCTAATCTAtttctaataagaaaaaaaaattagaaaaatatgtTAGAAACATAATTTTTTTCCGTTGCTAATTAATAAaggcaaaaaataaaaattaaattattttaaattatttattttgaaatcatttaaaaagttttgaagaaaataataaattatactaAAAGTTACAATATTAAtactattaatattataaaaaaataaatataaaaatattaaaaactaaataCTAAAAGTGACAATATTAATaccattaatattataaaaaataaatataaatatattaaaaacaaaattactaataaaaaattattattaatacgttataataaaaaatattaaaacataaattaccaatcaaaataaaaaacaatataaaaatattattaaaaattacaattaaaaataaattaagcaaaaattaccataactatattataataaaaattactaaaaattaaattattaataacaattaaatgggagagagagttatgaataaaaaagaaaaaagataaaaagataaaagaaaaattgaataaaagaaaatgaaagaaaatagaaaattgagaaaaatgaaataaaaaaattaataaaaaaagaagaaaagtgaAATGAaagataaaagaaagaaaataagaaagaaaataaaataaaatggaagAAAAAATGAAATGGAAAAAAATGTATTAATGAAaacaaaaaaaatgagaaaaatgatATGAAATATAAAATGAAGAGAATGATGAAGAAgtgaaaagaaatgaaagaaagagtgaaatgaaagaaaagaaaatgaaagaatgaGTGAAATGAGTAGggggtatatatatatgtaatttagaAATAGAGTACAAAATTtgtttctaattaaaaaaaattgcggGAATTTTCCCTCCATAAATTAGAAACGGACTTTTGAACCACTTTCTCAAtttaaaaggaaataaaaatgaatttttaagcttttttttttatttagaaatagattttgaaattcatttctaaatttttatacTTTTTTCTTCAATATCTACAATTTAGaaacaaatttcaaatttcatttctaaattagaaataaaatctaaTCTGTTTCAAATTTAGAAACTGACCATTTGTTTCTATtccattattaatttattacaaaaattaaagttaaattaGCGCTAAAATTAGAAAcagaatttttctatttttaattttcttttctattcGGTTTTTAATCCAATTCTAAATATAGTGTTATTTTTTTGCGTTAAAAATAGCAATTGGTTCTTTTCCATTTATAATTCGTTGTGAcatttaattaacatatttaatttcTATTCCATTGTAAGTCCATTGCAAACTCGAAACAGACGCTATCCATTTCTAATTTTCATTGCTATGTCCCCCAATAACTAAGAAGTATATCATATCATAATCTAACTAGGGTTTGTGGTGATGGAGAAACTAGATTGGAAAAAGGAGAGAATCTAGTTATAAGATATCTAATGAAACTAGGCAATAGTAATAGTTCtagttataataatattaatcattAATCGGTGTCAAGGACATTCAAAATTTGAGTGCAGATAAAACTTTTTTAGTAAGAAATAGTAATAGGAACAATTAATTAACAACactctttattaaaaaaaattatttctgatTTAAAAAATGGATAAACATAATCCTTCTTTATAATCTATTATTATCTTCTCTGTAATAaagaataaaaagaaagaaaaaaaaaataaagaaagaaattgaGATTCACCTTTCTTTGCATTAGAAAAATATGATGAGTTGGCTCTTTAAAAAGTTGTGTTTATCCTTGGCCCTTCATTTGTTGTTTCACTTAATGGGGAATGACCATACATGTCTTTGCCGTCTTATATATACTACCAAATAATAATGTGTTTagagaataattttttaattatatgttGATTTATTGATTAATATGAGATTTTCCCAATGTGAAGAATATGTTGATTGATATGATatttaatatccaaataaaggggTTATGGTTGAAaacagtaattttattatttaattgatttaGTGCAAAATAAAGTTCATCATTATATAATTTATTCCTCTAACATATGATTAACAGCACTACATGgtggaatttaatttttatttttttctacaaAGAATTTACTTTTAAATTACCTATATCTTTGTATATAAATAGCTCATTGCCAATTcaaagtaataaataaataaattataataaaaaaatctcaTAAAACACAAAAATTAATCAAACTAGTTGCTTATCATTAATcaacaaataataataacaataaatcaGCTGAGCCATAAATAATACATaatctaataattaaaaatatattatttatttgacaGATCTAAATTTTTATCCCTGTTCCTCAATCCCCTACTGTATCAACAGGTAAACTTGTTGGCAATTGGAAATTGGAATACGAGAAGACTTTGCTCTTTCCATTTATCTTTgttaattgcttttttttttttttttgccctaccttcttttttaacattttattttGCTCCTTTTTCTAATAAATCATCACCCTTCATGCCTTATTGCAATTTTCAACTTTGGAGTCACTGTTGCCATTATCATGTTCCAGAGAAGAAACAACCACCTCAATCTTTTCTGATTTTTCTGCTTCTTGGAAGGTTCTCAATGGAACAAGTTTAGCCATTTTCTTCATCTCCATGTTCTTGCCCCACAATACCGTATATAAACCAAACACTATCAATGCTGCTCCTAATATGCTgcaatatttaatattaaattgttAGTAATTCgataattaattaggcacataaacattttataataatatagaaattaataaattattttaattccctATGAAActataaattttcaattaattttattattttataaaaaattaatatacttTAATTAGCAATATTAGTGTCGTccctaaaattattaaattttaaagttaataacaattatttaaaaaataaaagatatataCCTCCCGACATGTAGACTTTCATTAAGGAGTAGAGAACCAGCGAAGGCAGTACATACGAGCATTAGAGGGTTAAAAATGGACACAAATAGTGGACCCCTCTTACGTACACACCATGTTACAAGAGTAATCATCAAGCCAGCGACAACCATTCCCTACAATTTAAACCAAAAACATTATTAAACTTGTTTCAAATTCGTATTTAACATGCCAAGAAgatctaattaatttcattatttaaattaaaaataataaattacaacTCAGTAATACTAAAATcttctttaaaattataaaatctcgaattatatatatatgttaaaaaaaaatttttgaatttaccgCATATGCTGCTGTGAGCAATCTTATATTCCAACCTAACTTCCATGCACTCCAATTTTTCTCCATGCAAATGGCATAAATAGTAGCTTGGATTGATGCCATCAATGACATCAAAGCTGTGCTTGAGTAGGGATATGGATATCTTGCACTCATCTTAGCCTGAGACCAAAGATATAACTAACATAAAATTAAGGCCATCATAAACTTTAAAAACCATTAATGTTAATTAACATTTATATGTAAATTCACCTGAATGATTAACCATAAGGCATAAGAGAAGCAGTTGCCCAAAGCTAATAAACTACCCAAGGCACGATTGCCATGAGATGATGAACCCAAGTGGCTTTCATGGGACTGATAACGTTTCAGAAGATTAATGTGTGTTTTCCAGACGTTAATTTCTGGTCCTCTGTAGAAGGTAAGCAGCATGGCTCCTCCAATCCCCATTACTGTCCCTAACACTTTTGCCTTTCCTGCTAGAGTTTTTAGTCCCACTTTCTCCAACCTGATCGAAATTCCCAAGATGTTGATCAATAACGTAATTAATTGATGACTAATTAAAGGAAAAGAAATAAGAATTATTAAGTTATTAATACCCAAAAGAGATGGCTAAGATGAAGGTAACAGCTGGTACAAGATTAAACATGGCAGTGGCAAATGTGGCAGACGTCAAGGCTAAGCTTTCAACGTACAAATTTTGAGATAATGATCCCCTGCAATTAAATATTGTATGATACATCAAGCAAATGCAATATCTAAGAAAACGAAGGTTGCatatacaagcttactaacaagTGTTGATAATACTATAATCAAGGAAAACGAGTTTGGCAGCAGAAACTTACCCAAATAACCCGCAAAGAAATGCTTGAAAGAGTACTGTCCACGTCAGTTTAGGCCTATTATCTCTGTGAAACCCAATCAAGAACAAGTTTAGCATCCAAAATAAGCTGTAAAGAATCAGTACTacttattttttattcatttcttcTTCATATCCTGGTTTCCAGCTGGTTACTAATCTCTTGCCTACTGGCCAAAAgaactttacttttacaaaaactACTAGTTTCAATGAGCTCCCTCCTTCTCTTGAGTTGAATATATATTAACTTCAATGGCAACAAGCTTTCTCATATTTTTCCAACTTGCATGCAAAATATGATGAACAAATGGAATATTTGAATTaataaggaaaaagaaaagacaaggggaaaaaaaaaaaaaaagagaaaaaagaaaagagagataATAAAAAAATGGTTTAGTTAATTACTTCTCAAAGTAGAGAGCAAGAGGAATCATGAAAGCCGTCGCAAAAATGTATCTGTAGGCAACAATGATCCTCAAGCTCATTCCATCACTGACTGCTAATTTGTAGAACACATTAACACCAGCATATGCCACTTGAACCAACGCCATTACCAACACTGGCTTCAACCCATCCACCAACTTACAAATCTCCATCAAGAACTTCATCTTATATAATCAAAGATTATATCAATCAATAATCCCCCGTCGAAAAAGTAACAAGAAGATGAAGATACTCCTACCTCTTTTTTCACAAGCGACTGCTACCCTTCTTGATCGCTTGCTATCTATACCTACCTTATTTCTTTTGCTTTGCTCTGGATGCTGATATTTATAAGTGGGAAGACTGGTACTTTTAAAACAAGGTTTTCTATTATTATCTGACATTCTATGGATTCAAGGGCTGTGATTTAATGGAAAGtcaattttgttttcttttctgggACATGCTTTGGTCATGCATGGTTGCTGTGAGTGGGAGCTAGCGCTCTATACAGTCACGTGGATTCGAGTTCAAAGGCGACTGTTCTTCCGTATCATGCGTCTCATTAATAGAAAATAGGAAATGAAAAACAAATTGGAATTTGGTTCCTATCTCCCTTTCCTATATTTGTTGACTAATACTTAACGTCTGTTGCTGTTGAAAATTAACATATAGATTCATGTATAATTATGTTTCGAATTTCTGATTAACGTTGGAATTCAATTTTCTTTAGGCCATATTCTCATATTTGAACCAAATgttaaaattcaaatttacttgcaTTCAAAAGTATAGACAGATTGTAAATATATACCTTTCAATTTATGTAAGATTTCAAATTCAagcttctttttctcttctttataaattaaaaaaaaataaatttatttaaatatattaaaaaagaaaattattatttaactcTATCCATCTATTTTAAAAATGCTTTATTCATCTTTCTTCCCTTTAATGACAAAGAAGAAGCCCGTAAAACACTTGCTATTGGTAAGGATTTGAGCTTGACGTGTTCGGTTCTTGACGAAGAAGTGGTACAAATATTCTTCCATAAACAAATTCATGAGGAGATGGCACCCATTAAGGGTTTTAATTGAGCTGGGATTAGAGTGTTTTTTGGTTGGTGgagttttttagatttttttagtGTTTGTTCgaaaaaattatacaataaaatgCACAACGATTTCATTGTAATTATTGATTATGGTGGATCTCACGTGAGTTTCACTatgattaataattataattaaacttttatataTACAATAATTACACCAAACAAAAATTCGTTCTTTTGGACTTTTTCAGCTAGGGAAGCATGGATTTATGCTTCGGCTTTAATTTTGCTACTACTAGGCTATCTTTAGTTGGTAGGATATTTTGATGGAGAAATTATAAGATGCCCTTGATGCACTAATTTTAGTGTATCATATACTCACACTCACAAGAATTTAATTATCTCATAAATTATGAGATGTGGACTCTATCTCATTGTGAGAGAATGAGCTTGTGCTCTTAAAGAGCCTAATGAAACCTAGTTTTGAAGCTTGTGTTGAGTTTCTAATTATTGGCTTTCGTGGAGACGTTTTCACAATTGTGTTTTTCCTTTTCAATATTTGTAATTATTGTTTTTTTCAtcactaaaaaaaatattaaatttagtaataatatataaattattttatattattactaCAAAATAATGACTGCAGGTACGCTGCCATGGTTTGAATCAAAGATTTCATGAAGTCGTTTGCAATCCAATTACCAAGTGACGTGCAAGATAACTTTGCAAGTCATTAACAATAACTCATATACGTATAGATTGGGAAGCCCAGTACGGAGacaaaagctttttttttttataaggttATAAAATAATTGTAAAATAGTTATAAAGTTATAAGATTACATTTATTAATTcacatatattaaattatttcttttattaatttaaattatattatactagtataaaataattaataactattaacttataattatttcaaaaaataaaaaaaattttaatttcacttgCTTTCAACttataataattaattctttaaaaaaacttatattaataatttatgtcaTTAATATATTAActtgtattattaaattattttttattttattattttttatatagtaAAGTATGTAAAAATTTTTCTATTTGTTATACTATATATAATtttgatatattaaaatttatttttcattgatacatgataaatttattattataaaaattttaatcttaAGTATTTCtatactataaaaaataaaatattattatttaaaaattattttttaaaaaatatttgtgtgttaaaatttaactaaatttattttaacaattatttataaaacatacaaaagtattaattataatatgatattattattaataattttataatatttatttaataatatatcagTTAAATCTAATTCGATTTTGGTTGAACTTTAAACCATTAACTCTCTACTTTCACCGTGACCTGACAACTTTGAAATGTTGCTACAAAATAATAGATATTGATAGTAACAATTATTGCTAAAAAAATatgtcaataataataataattattattatcatatattttttttatttcttattagCAATAACTGTTTATATTACCGTTAAATATTAGTTTTATAGTAGTAAAATTAATAACGTTACAAAAATTTTACCGCTAATTAAATGGGAGGATTCAATTTGTTGGCTTTCTGAGTTAGAATCTTGGCTTTAGATTTTTCCAGTGTAGTTTTATTCTTGGAGGCCAACTGTTTGTTAATTTGCCTAAAGACGGATCTTTGGTTTTGGCTATTTCTGAGTTTTTTTTTCAGGCTCTTTTGTGCTGTTTTCGTTGAATTCTCAAGTCGttgattgaatttgctattgTCACTTCTTTGGCCACTCTAGCAATCTACGTGGTTTTTGTTGGTTTGTTGATTATCCACCTTTTTCAGAGCTCTGTTGTTACGCAGTTGTGTCAAGAGGATTTTGTTATTTATAGTTTTGTTTATTCTTGTTAGCTTAGTGTCTGCCTTAGGGATCCCTTTGATATCTTGTGGCTTGTTTTGAAAGTTTTGTGTTTTGTCTTTTGTTGGATTTAGCTCGTTGGTGCCTTATTTTATCTTTGGTTCCTTGTTCTCTGATTGTCTTAGTCTTGTTTCACTTCTTGATTTTGTATTTTTGGTCTGCTTGGTttgtaattttgattttattgccacttcttttaataaattttgacttataaaaaaaaaaaatgcaactgGATTGTGGAATGACAACGAATAGCGTATCTGTGAAAATCATCATATCCAAACtcgattaatattttcaaaattcaaacccatctcaaatctaattaaaatttatttttaataacgtATCCAAATCTGATCATCTAAAAAATATTctaactcatttaattttatatattttaataaataatttgcataaaaaattatttctttattaataattatattttaataatttaataatttcataaaatatttaaattttattttatttaaaataaaatatataaaaatttataaatatatatttatatgataCTCAACATGTAAATTCGAACCAGTCCCAAATCTAATTATATACTATCTAAATCCATTTTATTAAAATTCGATTGGGTCAGGTACCCATAAAATTCAGATCCGTTACCATCCCACTAAATTAGACTTAATTTTATAGGTTTAATCGTCACTCATACTGCATGTAGTGACTCATTTAGAGTTTAGTCACTTTGTTTTCTGATTTGACTCTGTAGGTCTCGCTAGTTCATTTTACTAGCATATCAAATTTTTTACTCAAATAATATGGATAATTATCACCCAaatttatatgtttaatttaaGATTATCTTTATAAAAATAGCTTAAACCAATTTGACTTGACTTCCTATTACTATATATATTCGCTTGTTCTTTCTTATATTATCGACGTGGAACATCCAACAGTAATtattaaacatttttttttatataaaactgTTTTTCTATATAatcaaattataaaaactaatcaAAATTGAACAAGATAATCATACAATTGTACATATTTTTCTGAGTTCCTGCACCTTATATTATTGATTAATTCAAAATAacttcaaaaaaaataaaaataaaaatagccaTATGAACATTTTATACTCGAAGTGCACAAATTGTATTGTAATTTGACAATCCATAATCTGTAAAGAATTGGTAAAAGTCAAGTCATGCAATTTCAAAAATtatgtaatatatattattaagtcATTATTAATAGTTGAGTAAAGCGAGTGGAAGAACAAATATGTAAACTTTTTTCCAAAGAGGAGGACGGAAAGTGTAAAAGAAAGAAATGGAAAATGATGTATCTGGTCATCTTTTAGTCCTTTCTGTTGCAAAGTGCTACGCTACCAAACTTCAAAAACTTAATTCTACGGTTTGTATATTAGAATTAAATTAATTCTATGCTTGGATAtatagaaatttaattaattctatggttaattatgattttttttttaaaaaaatgcttATCAAAACATTTGTTGTCCTACAGTGATTTAGTATAAAgtgtttatattatatataatattgagCAAATCTTATTTTCTTGAATTAATTTTTGCGGCAGAGTTAGACCTGATGTATTTGTTCtacaaaatttgtataaatttaaaaattttatgaaaattcttGAAAATGAGTCAATTATAAGCATTCTAACTACTATAgttattatttttatcaaattatGTTGCctatatgatttatttattttttatcaaaaagATAATATGAATTTagtatgataaaaaaattaatgcatGGTATAAtctctatttttaattataatctaGTCATAAATGAGTAATTAAAGATAATAAATTCTAATTAGATACATTAATTGATCAATTTGAATCTGTCTAACTCAAAGTAACTCATAAATCGCTAGCGAATTGCCGTGTATAACATGTAACTATTAatgtttttaatttatattttttaaattttaatatataaaaataatgtaatattttaattttttattaattattttaacttatatttttattacttttatctcttaaaaaagattttaaaatagaaataattagtatatatatatatatatattataagttatcttatagttatgattacttattatagtattaataaaataattattaaataatttacaataaaaaaatGCCATATATCAAACCTGCTATA includes:
- the LOC131173281 gene encoding WAT1-related protein At1g68170-like; translation: MKFLMEICKLVDGLKPVLVMALVQVAYAGVNVFYKLAVSDGMSLRIIVAYRYIFATAFMIPLALYFEKDNRPKLTWTVLFQAFLCGLFGGSLSQNLYVESLALTSATFATAMFNLVPAVTFILAISFGLEKVGLKTLAGKAKVLGTVMGIGGAMLLTFYRGPEINVWKTHINLLKRYQSHESHLGSSSHGNRALGSLLALGNCFSYALWLIIQAKMSARYPYPYSSTALMSLMASIQATIYAICMEKNWSAWKLGWNIRLLTAAYAGMVVAGLMITLVTWCVRKRGPLFVSIFNPLMLVCTAFAGSLLLNESLHVGSILGAALIVFGLYTVLWGKNMEMKKMAKLVPLRTFQEAEKSEKIEVVVSSLEHDNGNSDSKVENCNKA